The stretch of DNA CCCGGGCAGTAGTTCCTAGAGCCGCCGCATTATAAAACAGGCGTAGCCCAAACTCTGCCGGCCGCCTTCGTGATGGAAAATTTCCAGTTCCTTCTGCCATTCGTTGAGCGTGGCCTGTTCGCCGGATGACCCCTGGTACTCCTTGCGGTTTTCCAGAATCGCACGGGCCTGGCCCGCGTAGAATTCCTCCCAGACGCTCTCCTGGGACAAATCGGCCGAGACGACCTCGAAGCCCCGGGCGCCCAAAGAGGCCTTCCGCGCATCCACCTCGCAAATCGGCGCTGGGCATTTCGATTCAATCCACTCGCGGACGGCGGGGGCGGCGGTTCGCGATGCGTCCGGCCGCCATACGAGTTCCGAGTACGCCAGCCATCCTCCGGGCCTCACCACCTGTGCCAGAAGTTCCAGAAGAACCGCGGAACAGTCCGAAAAGGGGCTCGCGTTCAGGATGGCGAGGTCAAAGAATCCCTCGTCGAAGGGCAGGTCGTCCGGCGCGCCGTCCATCACGTTGACGATGTGGCCCATGTCGGAGAGCAGGATTCTTCTCCGCGCTTCCTCGGCGAATTCGGGCCGGTGCTCCATCCCGATCACCATGCAGCCGAACTGCTGGGCGAGGATGAGGCATCCCTCTCCCTTCCCGCAGGCCGCGTCCAGGACGTTCGATGCGGGGGAGAGGCCGCAGGCCATTCCCAACTGTTCGAGGAATACCGAAGAAACCGGGCACAGAAAATCGTTGTGCTTGTAGCGTTCGAAGAGGTCGAGAGCCATCAAGAAACCTTCAGGTGGTTTCGCTAAAAAGGTGAAAGCCCGATCAAATCCAGTATGAGCAGAAGAGACGCCAAACCCAAGACGCCCAGAATGGACAGGGCCACAAGACCGAACAGCTTTTCGTAGATCATCTCACACTCCCCCGGTTCTGATGGGTCTATGATGATTTTTTCTTCTTCCAGTTTTTGGGTTGGGATTTTCCGATCTGAAGAAGTATTTTCCCGTCCTTGAACACGCTCACCGTTCCGGTGGATTCGCTGATGGCGAAAGAGATGGCCGCGCTGACGTCGGTAATTCCGGCGGCGGCCATGTGGCGGGAGCCCAGCCCCTGCGGCAAGTCCAGTTCCGGGGCGGCGTTCAAATGCCGTCCGGCAGCCTCGATGACGCCGTCCCCCCGGATGACGAAAGCCCCGTCAATGGCGCTGAACTCCTTGATGGTCTCGCGCAGCCCGGAGTCGAGAATGTTGCGCTGCTCCTCGGGGTATCCGTGGAAGGGATTGATCACCATCTGCCGGGAATACTGAAGAACCAGCTCGTGATCGCCCAGCACGATAAGCGAACCGCGCGGCTTTCCCTCTCTTCCCTCGGCTGCGAGTTCCAGGGCGAGCGAGAGCACCGACTCGAACACCTTCGGGTCCACGCCATTCACCGTGCTTTGCGTTTCGGAAAGCTGAATCATTTCCTGCTCTTTGTCGAGACGGAAAACGAGCAAGGTGTCGATCTCCTGGTTTTCCGGCAGGCCCGTCAGGCAAACGATCGTGTCTTCCTTCGAAATCTTGCCTTCGCTCAGGGCGATGACCATGCCCATTTTGATGGCGTCCAGACGATTGAGCATCAAGGAAGGCAGAAGGATGACGTGGCAACCTTTCTCTTGAAGCGATTCCGTGAGTTCGGCGTTGGCGGTGGTGATGAAGCGTTCCACCTCCTGGGGGAGTAGCTGAAGAATTTCGAGGTTCTTCAGGGCGTCCGCGTAGACGAAGATGGCGCGCCCCCCGAGCTGGGCGCATATCTGCGCCGCCGCCTCAATCAAGATTTCGCTTTGTCCGATGACCTTCGCCAATGAAACCTCCAGAGCTATCCGGCTTTGTCGATCGGCACGTATCGCGTGTTGCCGCGCCGCTCGACAAGAAAAATATGTCCTTCTTTATCGCCTTTTTTCAGTGCCTGGTGAAAGTCCCCGACGCTTTCGATGGGCAGATGATTGACTTCGACGATCACATCGCCCGGCCGCAGTCTGGCGTTGTCCGCCGGGCTGCTTTTCTGGATGCCGGTAATGATGACGCCTTTCTTCGAACTTGACTGAAAGCGACGGGCCGTCTCCGGCGTCAGCGTCGTGACGCGAAGCCCCAGTTTCAGAGAGGGCGTGCTCTGGGGCTGTGGCCGCGAAGCCAGGGTTTCGGAGGGAAGCTTGCCCACAGCGATTGTCAGGGAAATTTTCTTTCCCTGCCGGATGATTTCCATGACGGCTTTCGAGCCGGGTTTCAGGTCGGCGGCCGTGAGCGAGAGCGACCGGAAGTCCGAGATCTTCTTGCCGTTCAGCGAGGTGATGATGTCTCCCTGCTTCACCCCGGCTTTCATGGCGGGGCCGCCTTCGACGACCTTGCGGACGAGCGCGCCCACGGCCTTTTCGAGTCCGAAGCGCCTGGCCAGCTTTTCGTTCCAGGGCTGAATGGATACACCCAGGAATTCCCGCGTCACGGTGCCGGTTCGAAGCTGTGGAATGATTTTCTTGACGACGTTTACCGGGATGGCGAAGCCGATGCCGATGTTTCCGCCGGAGCGGCTGAAAATCGCCGTGTTGATGCCGACGACGTTTCCTTTCAGATCGAAAAGGGGGCCGCCGCTGTTTCCCGGATTGATCGAGGCGTCGGTTTGGATGAAATCGTCATATGGCCCCGCGCCGATGATGCGCCCCTTGGCGCTCACGATTCCGGCGGTGACGGTGTGAGAGAGGCCGAAGGGGTTTCCGATGGCCATAACCCAATCGCCCACCCGGAGCTTGTCGCTGTTCCCCAGATTGACGGCGGGGAGCTCTTCGCCGGGCTTGAGTTCCACCCGGAGGAGCGCAAGATCGGTGCGCGGGTCCCGGCCCACGACAGCAGCCTTGCGGGTTTTTTTGTCATCGAAGACCACGGTGATGCTGGTCGCCGCGCTGATGACATGGTTGTTGGTGAGAATCAGCCCGCTCTTATCAATGATGAATCCCGAGCCCAGGCTGCTGCTCTTCTGGGAAGGGGCTCTTCTTTCGGGAACGCCCGGGGGCGGCTCGAAGAAGGGGTTGTCCTCGAAAAACCGGCGGAAAAGCTCGCTCCAGGGATCTCCGGGCATACCCGGGATTCCCTGCCGCGCGGGGGCGACGGTTTCGGCGCGGATGTTGACCACCGAGGGGCGGAGTCGCTCGGCCAGATCTGCCAGCGAGGGCATGTTGTTGGCGGCGCCGACCGATCGGGGGAGCGCCGCCAGCCCCGCAAGGACGATCAAGGCGCAGAAAACAAGCGTTTTTACCGGGAAAGCTGTTTTTTGTGCTCTATAAAGCGGACCAACCATTTTGTAAAACTCCCTTTCGGTTTTGAATCAAAGACGGCGGTCTTCGACAGGTGCAATATAGCAGATTCGGGGAAGCGCCCAAACAGCAGAGAGAGGGGAACCCGTCAAAAATCAGAGATTTTCAGATCAAACCCGGCCGAAGGGCTCCCGCCGGGAGGAAACCCGGAGAGGGCCGGATTTGCAATACG from bacterium encodes:
- a CDS encoding class I SAM-dependent methyltransferase, producing MALDLFERYKHNDFLCPVSSVFLEQLGMACGLSPASNVLDAACGKGEGCLILAQQFGCMVIGMEHRPEFAEEARRRILLSDMGHIVNVMDGAPDDLPFDEGFFDLAILNASPFSDCSAVLLELLAQVVRPGGWLAYSELVWRPDASRTAAPAVREWIESKCPAPICEVDARKASLGARGFEVVSADLSQESVWEEFYAGQARAILENRKEYQGSSGEQATLNEWQKELEIFHHEGGRQSLGYACFIMRRL
- a CDS encoding diadenylate cyclase: MAKVIGQSEILIEAAAQICAQLGGRAIFVYADALKNLEILQLLPQEVERFITTANAELTESLQEKGCHVILLPSLMLNRLDAIKMGMVIALSEGKISKEDTIVCLTGLPENQEIDTLLVFRLDKEQEMIQLSETQSTVNGVDPKVFESVLSLALELAAEGREGKPRGSLIVLGDHELVLQYSRQMVINPFHGYPEEQRNILDSGLRETIKEFSAIDGAFVIRGDGVIEAAGRHLNAAPELDLPQGLGSRHMAAAGITDVSAAISFAISESTGTVSVFKDGKILLQIGKSQPKNWKKKKSS
- a CDS encoding DegQ family serine endoprotease, with the translated sequence MVGPLYRAQKTAFPVKTLVFCALIVLAGLAALPRSVGAANNMPSLADLAERLRPSVVNIRAETVAPARQGIPGMPGDPWSELFRRFFEDNPFFEPPPGVPERRAPSQKSSSLGSGFIIDKSGLILTNNHVISAATSITVVFDDKKTRKAAVVGRDPRTDLALLRVELKPGEELPAVNLGNSDKLRVGDWVMAIGNPFGLSHTVTAGIVSAKGRIIGAGPYDDFIQTDASINPGNSGGPLFDLKGNVVGINTAIFSRSGGNIGIGFAIPVNVVKKIIPQLRTGTVTREFLGVSIQPWNEKLARRFGLEKAVGALVRKVVEGGPAMKAGVKQGDIITSLNGKKISDFRSLSLTAADLKPGSKAVMEIIRQGKKISLTIAVGKLPSETLASRPQPQSTPSLKLGLRVTTLTPETARRFQSSSKKGVIITGIQKSSPADNARLRPGDVIVEVNHLPIESVGDFHQALKKGDKEGHIFLVERRGNTRYVPIDKAG